Proteins co-encoded in one Cyanobacteria bacterium QS_8_64_29 genomic window:
- a CDS encoding SRPBCC family protein, which yields MAPRHVFEQSIQIAASATAVERCLTERELMHRWLNPALRCEPVGEWSTAVGSRFRFTLQVPAVEPTLKSVVVEREPGAIVWAFSGFFRGSDRWECQPNARGTLLLNRFTFEVPNPLVRWGFNALAAGWTRHDMQAQLRRLKRVAEEIYQHQ from the coding sequence ATGGCACCGCGGCACGTGTTCGAGCAATCCATCCAGATTGCCGCTAGCGCGACGGCCGTCGAGCGCTGCTTGACCGAGCGCGAGCTCATGCACCGCTGGCTCAACCCAGCCCTGCGTTGCGAGCCGGTGGGGGAATGGAGCACCGCGGTGGGCAGTCGCTTTCGCTTCACCCTTCAGGTGCCGGCGGTTGAGCCCACCCTCAAAAGCGTGGTGGTCGAGCGCGAGCCGGGCGCCATCGTCTGGGCTTTTAGCGGCTTTTTCCGGGGCAGCGATCGCTGGGAGTGCCAGCCCAATGCCCGCGGGACCCTGTTGCTCAACCGCTTTACCTTTGAAGTACCCAACCCGCTGGTGCGCTGGGGATTTAACGCGCTAGCAGCTGGCTGGACCCGGCACGACATGCAGGCTCAGCTGCGACGGCTCAAGCGCGTTGCCGAAGAAATCTACCAGCACCAATAA
- a CDS encoding ABC transporter ATP-binding protein has product MGEPLLQLEHLRVGYGSPPTNWAVDGVSLQLAAGEKLGLVGESGCGKSTLGRAIMRLLPQATVEGNVRVGGHSVWALDAARLRRFRGETAALIFQDPLTRLDPLMTVGDHCLETLRAHRPKLSQRQARARALETLRAVQIPTERWSQYPHEFSGGMRQRVAIALALLLEPQLIIADEPTTSLDVTVAAEILQLLARACEQRGAALLLVSHDLAAIGAYCERIAVMQAGQIVESGATAALLERPQHEQTRALLRSALQLQRPPEAAAETAVRTEPPLLQVRELKLHYTLERNVVQQLVSRERPTIKAVDGVSFSLYRGETLGLVGESGCGKSTLSRAILQLVRPSAGTVVLQGQELTQLSARAMRRRRRQMQIVFQDPLACLNPLMPVGAIVAEPLRIHRLASQRDARAQARQMLEQVWLSPAPSYEQRYPRDLSGGQQQRVALARALITHPQLLICDEPVSMLDASVQAQVLALMQSLQAQLGLTYLFVTHDLAIARYLSDRIAVMSAGRIVELGPTQQIFAQPQHAYTQKLLRAAPRLAARA; this is encoded by the coding sequence ATGGGCGAGCCGTTACTGCAACTAGAGCACCTGCGCGTGGGCTACGGCAGCCCCCCAACGAATTGGGCTGTCGATGGCGTGTCGCTGCAGCTCGCCGCGGGCGAAAAGCTGGGCCTAGTGGGCGAGTCGGGGTGCGGCAAATCGACGCTCGGCCGCGCCATCATGCGGTTGCTTCCCCAAGCCACAGTCGAGGGCAACGTGCGGGTTGGGGGACACTCGGTCTGGGCGCTCGATGCTGCCCGACTGCGCCGGTTCCGCGGCGAAACGGCGGCGCTGATCTTTCAAGATCCGCTCACGCGCCTCGATCCGCTCATGACCGTGGGCGATCACTGCTTGGAGACGCTGCGCGCGCACCGCCCCAAGCTCTCGCAGCGGCAGGCGCGCGCCCGCGCCCTGGAGACGCTGCGCGCCGTCCAAATACCGACCGAGCGCTGGTCGCAGTACCCGCACGAATTTAGCGGCGGCATGCGCCAGCGCGTCGCCATTGCCCTGGCGCTGCTGCTCGAGCCGCAGCTCATCATTGCCGATGAGCCCACCACCAGCCTGGATGTCACCGTTGCGGCCGAGATCTTGCAGTTGCTCGCCCGCGCTTGCGAGCAGCGCGGTGCCGCCCTGTTGCTCGTCTCGCACGATTTGGCCGCAATTGGCGCCTATTGCGAGCGCATTGCGGTCATGCAAGCCGGGCAAATCGTGGAATCGGGGGCGACGGCCGCATTGCTGGAGCGCCCGCAACACGAGCAGACGCGCGCCTTGCTGCGATCAGCGCTGCAACTGCAGCGACCCCCCGAGGCCGCTGCGGAGACCGCTGTTCGCACTGAGCCCCCTTTACTGCAAGTTCGCGAGCTTAAGCTGCACTACACGCTCGAGCGCAATGTCGTTCAGCAGCTGGTCTCGCGCGAGCGGCCCACTATTAAGGCGGTCGATGGGGTGAGCTTTTCGCTCTATCGCGGTGAGACCTTGGGCTTGGTGGGCGAATCCGGCTGCGGTAAAAGCACGCTCTCGCGCGCGATCCTGCAGCTGGTGCGCCCCAGCGCTGGCACGGTTGTCCTCCAAGGACAAGAACTCACCCAGCTGTCGGCCCGAGCGATGCGCCGGCGCCGCCGCCAGATGCAGATAGTGTTTCAGGATCCGCTGGCGTGCCTCAATCCGCTCATGCCAGTGGGCGCGATCGTCGCCGAGCCGCTTCGGATCCACCGGTTGGCATCGCAGCGAGACGCACGCGCCCAAGCCCGCCAGATGCTCGAGCAGGTGTGGTTGAGCCCTGCCCCCAGCTACGAGCAGCGCTATCCGCGCGATCTCTCCGGCGGACAGCAGCAGCGGGTTGCACTCGCGCGGGCCCTGATTACCCATCCCCAGCTGCTGATCTGCGATGAGCCCGTCAGCATGCTGGATGCCAGCGTGCAGGCCCAAGTGTTGGCCCTGATGCAATCGCTGCAAGCCCAGCTCGGGCTAACGTACCTGTTCGTTACCCACGATCTGGCGATCGCGCGCTATCTGAGCGATCGCATCGCCGTAATGAGCGCCGGCCGGATCGTCGAACTGGGCCCGACCCAGCAGATCTTTGCCCAGCCCCAGCACGCGTACACGCAAAAGCTGCTGCGCGCGGCACCGCGCTTGGCCGCGCGCGCCTAG
- a CDS encoding (p)ppGpp synthetase, with amino-acid sequence MDAIAAAGNYQDVALPEWLSECLATCRTARQPSEAAPTEQPDACQVADAFDFAYQLHEGQYRKSGEPYIAHPIAVAGLLRELGGDSAMLAAGFLHDIVEDTEVTPEDIEARFGSEVRQLVEGVTKLSKFNFASTTERQAENFRRMFLAMAQDIRVIVVKLADRLHNMRTLEHLPAHKQRSIAQETREIFAPLANRLGIGRVKWELEDLAFKVLEPEQYQRIQALVAERRTDRERRLETVAETLRQRLEGAGINVSELTWRPKHLYGIYRKMQQQQKSFEQIYDIAALRIIVSTKEECYRALAIVHDAFRPIPGRFKDYIGLPKPNQYQSLHTSVIGPTGRPLELQIRTVEMHHVAEYGIAAHWLYKESGGMSNVQASPQEEKFTWLRQLLEWQNDLKDAQEYVEHLKDNLFEDDVYVFTPQGDVVALSRGATPVDFAYHIHTEVGNHMKGARVNGQWSPLDRPLENGDIVEIVTQKNAHPSLDWLNFAVTPSARTRIRQWYKRSHRNENIARGRSMLEKALGKAGFESMLKSEPILNVVERSNYQSVDDWLAAIGYGEIALESAVNKLREALLEQQPVADTSEPAADTSEESELQAFRSAPTREFRPGDGTESPIEGVEGLTHAIAGCCHPVPGEAILGVVTRKRGITIHRQDCPNAANVPGERLVPVAWKQQNGRAPKYPVEVEIEAIDRVGVFKDILSRLSDRHINVCNAQVKTDSGHPALIHLSIEVRDREQLQRSFDQIKKMSDVLNIRRLSEAERN; translated from the coding sequence ATGGATGCGATCGCAGCCGCTGGCAACTACCAAGACGTCGCGCTGCCCGAATGGCTGAGCGAGTGCCTCGCCACCTGTCGCACGGCCCGCCAGCCCAGCGAAGCGGCCCCCACAGAGCAGCCCGATGCCTGCCAGGTGGCTGACGCGTTTGACTTTGCCTACCAGCTGCACGAGGGGCAGTACCGCAAATCGGGCGAGCCCTACATTGCCCATCCTATTGCCGTTGCCGGGCTGCTGCGCGAATTGGGCGGCGATAGCGCCATGCTAGCCGCGGGCTTTTTGCACGACATTGTTGAAGATACCGAGGTCACGCCCGAGGACATCGAGGCGCGCTTTGGCAGCGAAGTGCGGCAGCTGGTAGAGGGCGTTACCAAACTCTCCAAATTCAACTTTGCCAGCACCACCGAGCGCCAGGCCGAGAACTTTCGGCGCATGTTTTTGGCGATGGCCCAGGACATCCGCGTAATTGTGGTCAAATTGGCCGATCGCCTGCACAACATGCGCACGCTCGAGCACCTGCCAGCCCACAAGCAGCGCAGCATTGCCCAGGAAACGCGCGAAATTTTTGCCCCGCTCGCCAACCGCCTGGGCATCGGGCGCGTTAAGTGGGAGCTCGAGGATCTGGCCTTTAAGGTTCTGGAGCCGGAGCAGTACCAGCGCATTCAAGCGCTGGTCGCCGAGCGCCGCACTGATCGCGAGCGCCGCCTGGAAACGGTTGCCGAGACGTTGCGCCAGCGATTGGAAGGGGCCGGCATTAACGTCTCCGAGCTGACGTGGCGGCCCAAGCACCTCTACGGCATCTACCGCAAGATGCAGCAGCAGCAAAAGTCCTTCGAGCAAATCTACGACATTGCTGCCCTGCGCATCATCGTTAGCACCAAGGAAGAGTGCTACCGCGCCCTGGCCATCGTCCACGACGCCTTTCGCCCCATTCCCGGCCGTTTTAAGGACTACATCGGCCTGCCCAAGCCCAATCAGTACCAGTCGCTGCACACCAGCGTCATTGGCCCCACAGGCCGGCCGCTGGAGCTGCAGATCCGCACCGTGGAGATGCACCACGTTGCTGAGTACGGCATCGCCGCACACTGGCTCTACAAAGAAAGTGGCGGCATGAGCAACGTCCAGGCCAGCCCGCAGGAGGAAAAATTCACCTGGCTGCGGCAGCTGCTGGAGTGGCAAAACGACCTCAAGGATGCCCAGGAGTACGTCGAGCACCTCAAAGACAACCTGTTTGAAGACGACGTCTACGTCTTTACCCCGCAAGGGGACGTCGTTGCCCTCTCGCGCGGGGCCACGCCCGTCGATTTTGCCTACCACATCCATACCGAGGTGGGCAATCACATGAAAGGCGCCCGGGTCAACGGCCAGTGGAGCCCGCTGGATAGGCCGCTCGAGAACGGCGACATCGTCGAAATCGTGACGCAAAAAAACGCCCATCCCAGCCTGGATTGGCTCAACTTTGCCGTCACGCCCAGCGCGCGCACCCGCATCCGGCAGTGGTACAAGCGCTCCCACCGCAACGAAAACATTGCCCGCGGCCGGTCCATGCTGGAGAAGGCTCTGGGCAAAGCGGGCTTTGAGTCCATGCTCAAATCGGAGCCCATCCTGAACGTTGTCGAGCGCAGCAACTACCAGAGCGTCGATGACTGGCTGGCCGCCATCGGCTACGGCGAGATCGCGCTCGAATCGGCCGTCAACAAGCTGCGCGAGGCCCTGCTCGAGCAGCAACCGGTTGCCGATACCAGCGAGCCCGCCGCCGATACGAGCGAGGAGAGCGAGCTGCAAGCCTTCCGCTCGGCGCCCACGCGCGAGTTTCGCCCCGGTGACGGCACCGAGTCCCCCATTGAAGGCGTGGAAGGCCTGACGCACGCGATCGCCGGTTGCTGCCATCCGGTGCCGGGCGAAGCGATCCTGGGGGTAGTTACGCGCAAGCGCGGCATCACCATCCACCGCCAGGACTGCCCCAACGCAGCCAACGTGCCTGGAGAGCGCTTGGTGCCGGTGGCCTGGAAGCAGCAGAACGGACGCGCGCCCAAATACCCAGTAGAGGTCGAGATCGAGGCCATCGATCGCGTGGGCGTGTTCAAAGACATTCTCTCGCGCCTCAGCGATCGCCACATCAACGTGTGCAATGCGCAGGTCAAAACGGACTCGGGCCATCCTGCCCTGATTCACCTGTCGATTGAGGTGCGCGATCGCGAGCAGCTGCAGCGCAGCTTCGACCAGATCAAAAAAATGAGCGACGTGCTCAACATCCGCCGCCTGAGCGAAGCGGAGCGCAACTAG
- a CDS encoding sulfite reductase, ferredoxin dependent: MVTTPQTRARKRTKPAKLEGIKASSQYLRQPLADELPEDAPCVSKDAVQILKFHGSYQQDNRDNRQKGQDKDYQFMLRTRSPGGFIPAQLYRTLDELADGYGNGTLRVTDRQGFQLHGILKQNLKTAIASIVRNMGSTLGACGDLNRNVMAPPAPFQDRPAYRYAREYAHNIADLLRPQSGAYYEIWLDGEKAISAEEAPEVKAARQRDGNGTIFPDKEEPIYGEHYMPRKFKTCVTVPGDNSIDVYTHDLALVVITDERGELQGFDVLVGGGMGRTYGKEATFPRAGEPLGYIDRADVYDLVKAVVATQRDFGDRADRSHARMKYLIHDWGIERFRQTVERYLGKPLQAWQPLPEFRYRDYLGWHEQGDGKLFLGLPVENGRIKDEGQLQLKTALRQAVDRYELPLRLTPNHNVLLCDIDPSERAAIEALFRQHGTPTDPGEIDPLLRYSMACPAMPTCGLAITESERVLPGVIDRIRTLLHKLALDDEAIAIRMTGCPNGCARPYMAELGLVGNTPGTYEIWLGGTPDQTQLAQPYQDKVPERELDSTLEPILAYFKQARRAGEGLGPFCNRVGFEAIRQFAATYTPVAAPAEEVVRAQRHPRPANGGSRRHRISVRDEVHARLKAAAARQGKSMAALANEALEAYLPADGNPT, from the coding sequence ATGGTTACCACCCCCCAGACCCGAGCCCGCAAGCGCACCAAGCCCGCCAAGCTAGAGGGCATCAAAGCCAGCAGCCAGTATTTGCGCCAGCCGCTCGCTGACGAGCTGCCTGAGGATGCACCCTGCGTTAGCAAGGATGCCGTCCAAATCCTCAAATTTCACGGCTCTTACCAGCAGGACAACCGCGACAACCGCCAAAAAGGACAGGATAAGGACTACCAGTTCATGCTGCGCACCCGCTCGCCGGGCGGGTTCATCCCGGCGCAGCTCTACCGAACCCTGGATGAATTGGCCGATGGGTACGGCAACGGCACCTTGCGAGTGACCGACCGGCAGGGCTTCCAGCTGCACGGCATCCTCAAGCAGAACCTCAAAACGGCGATCGCCAGCATCGTTCGCAACATGGGCTCGACGCTGGGGGCCTGCGGCGACCTCAACCGCAACGTTATGGCGCCGCCGGCCCCATTTCAGGATCGCCCGGCATACCGCTACGCCCGCGAGTACGCGCACAACATCGCCGACCTGCTGCGGCCGCAGTCCGGCGCTTACTACGAGATCTGGCTGGATGGCGAAAAAGCCATCTCGGCCGAGGAAGCCCCTGAGGTCAAAGCCGCGCGGCAGCGCGATGGCAACGGCACGATCTTCCCGGACAAGGAAGAACCCATCTACGGGGAGCACTACATGCCGCGCAAGTTCAAAACTTGCGTCACTGTCCCCGGCGACAACTCCATCGATGTTTACACCCACGATCTGGCGCTGGTGGTCATTACCGACGAGCGCGGCGAGCTCCAAGGGTTCGATGTGCTGGTGGGTGGCGGCATGGGGCGCACCTACGGCAAAGAAGCCACCTTTCCGCGCGCGGGCGAGCCCCTAGGCTACATCGACCGGGCGGATGTCTACGATTTGGTCAAGGCCGTGGTGGCCACGCAGCGCGACTTTGGTGATCGCGCCGATCGCAGCCACGCGCGGATGAAGTACCTGATCCACGACTGGGGCATCGAGCGGTTCCGCCAAACGGTGGAGCGCTATTTGGGCAAGCCCCTCCAGGCCTGGCAACCGCTGCCCGAGTTCCGCTACCGCGACTACCTGGGCTGGCACGAGCAGGGGGACGGCAAACTGTTTCTGGGCCTGCCCGTCGAAAACGGTCGCATCAAAGACGAGGGGCAGCTGCAGCTCAAAACGGCACTGCGGCAGGCCGTTGATCGCTACGAGCTGCCGCTGCGGCTGACCCCCAACCACAACGTGTTGCTCTGCGACATCGATCCCAGCGAGCGAGCGGCAATTGAGGCACTGTTTCGCCAGCACGGCACGCCCACCGATCCGGGCGAGATCGACCCGCTACTGCGCTATTCCATGGCCTGCCCGGCCATGCCCACCTGCGGCTTGGCCATTACCGAATCCGAGCGGGTCCTACCAGGGGTCATCGATCGCATTCGGACGTTGTTGCATAAGCTGGCGCTGGACGATGAGGCCATTGCCATCCGCATGACCGGGTGCCCCAACGGCTGCGCCCGCCCCTACATGGCCGAGCTGGGCTTGGTGGGCAACACGCCCGGAACCTACGAAATCTGGTTGGGTGGCACCCCCGATCAGACGCAACTGGCACAGCCCTATCAAGACAAAGTGCCCGAGCGAGAACTGGATAGCACGCTCGAGCCCATCCTGGCCTATTTCAAGCAAGCGCGCCGTGCGGGCGAAGGGCTTGGGCCGTTCTGCAACCGCGTGGGCTTTGAGGCCATTCGGCAGTTTGCAGCTACCTACACGCCCGTTGCAGCGCCGGCAGAAGAAGTAGTTCGCGCCCAACGTCACCCGCGCCCGGCCAACGGCGGGAGCCGGCGCCACCGCATCAGCGTCCGCGATGAGGTGCATGCCCGCCTCAAAGCGGCAGCCGCGCGGCAGGGCAAATCGATGGCAGCGTTGGCCAACGAGGCGCTGGAGGCCTACTTACCCGCCGATGGGAACCCAACCTAG
- a CDS encoding L,D-transpeptidase, whose product MVQRCLSLAAAMVGGSWLLGAPPLIAQQAPRSAADRPSGQPQTTREARTRLVLNRKRRQVTLYRGDTPVESYPVAVGKPGWETPTGTFKVERKVRDPTWVSPFSGEVVPSDAPDNPIGDYWLGFARTDKNVIGFHDTPRPSSVGKAASHGCVRLYRDDMRELFSRVTVGTPVQVVDRQVSRRGSGSRRASDR is encoded by the coding sequence ATGGTCCAGCGCTGCTTGTCGTTGGCTGCCGCCATGGTTGGTGGGAGTTGGCTGTTGGGCGCACCCCCGCTTATAGCCCAGCAAGCACCGCGTTCTGCCGCTGATCGCCCCTCAGGGCAGCCACAAACGACGCGGGAGGCGCGCACGCGCTTGGTGCTCAACCGCAAGCGCCGCCAGGTCACCCTCTATCGGGGGGATACGCCGGTTGAGAGCTACCCGGTTGCGGTGGGCAAACCGGGTTGGGAAACCCCCACCGGCACCTTTAAGGTTGAGCGCAAAGTTCGCGACCCCACCTGGGTGAGCCCGTTCTCGGGCGAGGTTGTCCCTAGCGACGCTCCGGATAATCCCATTGGGGACTACTGGTTGGGCTTTGCCAGAACTGACAAAAACGTGATTGGCTTTCACGATACGCCCAGGCCCAGCTCGGTGGGTAAAGCCGCTTCGCACGGCTGCGTTCGCCTGTACCGCGATGACATGCGCGAGCTGTTTTCCCGCGTTACAGTCGGGACGCCCGTCCAAGTCGTTGACCGGCAGGTCTCACGGCGCGGCAGCGGCTCTCGGCGCGCCAGCGATCGCTAG
- a CDS encoding 16S rRNA (uracil(1498)-N(3))-methyltransferase, whose amino-acid sequence MAQQQRLVVAPEQLAADRLQLTREQQHYLYRVLRLQPGDRFVATDGCGRSWQVQLEDFAAARLVATAAAARELAWDVMLLAALPKGSAFDGVVRCATELGVSTIVPVTSDRALLQPGANKLRRWCRIAQEAAEQAERAVVPTVGDPVPFDRALQVPDAGRARYLAAARAGAPPLLACLPPTKASAIAIATGPEGGWSESELEAATAAGFQTVSLGDRILRAATAPIAAMAITTAAADTAAGERNG is encoded by the coding sequence TTGGCGCAGCAGCAACGGTTGGTGGTTGCGCCGGAGCAGCTGGCTGCCGATCGGCTCCAATTGACGCGCGAGCAGCAACATTACCTTTATCGGGTGCTGCGACTCCAGCCCGGCGATCGCTTTGTGGCCACCGACGGTTGCGGGCGCTCGTGGCAGGTGCAGTTGGAAGATTTCGCTGCGGCTCGCCTAGTCGCAACGGCAGCGGCTGCCCGCGAGCTGGCTTGGGATGTAATGCTGCTGGCTGCCCTGCCCAAAGGGAGCGCGTTTGATGGGGTCGTGCGCTGCGCGACGGAGCTGGGCGTTAGCACCATCGTGCCCGTCACCAGCGATCGTGCCCTGCTGCAACCTGGCGCCAACAAGCTGCGCCGCTGGTGCCGGATCGCGCAAGAAGCCGCCGAGCAAGCCGAGCGGGCCGTTGTCCCCACTGTGGGTGACCCCGTTCCGTTCGACCGAGCCCTGCAAGTGCCGGATGCCGGCCGAGCGCGCTACCTGGCAGCTGCCCGCGCCGGCGCGCCGCCCCTGCTGGCCTGCCTGCCCCCAACCAAGGCAAGCGCAATTGCCATTGCGACCGGCCCTGAGGGCGGCTGGAGCGAATCGGAATTGGAAGCGGCAACAGCTGCAGGGTTCCAGACGGTTTCGCTCGGTGATCGCATCCTGCGCGCAGCCACCGCCCCCATTGCGGCGATGGCGATCACTACTGCTGCAGCCGATACAGCTGCCGGCGAGCGCAACGGCTAG
- a CDS encoding DUF1825 domain-containing protein has protein sequence MGFFDSEIVQQEAQELFQQYQSLMQLGSKYGQFDHEGKKLFIERMEELMERYKIFMKRFELSEDFMAQMTTQQLQTQLDRFGLTPQQMFDHMEATLERMKAELENER, from the coding sequence ATGGGATTTTTTGACTCCGAAATCGTCCAACAAGAAGCCCAAGAACTGTTCCAGCAGTACCAGTCGCTGATGCAGCTGGGCAGCAAGTACGGCCAGTTCGATCACGAGGGCAAAAAGCTTTTTATCGAGCGCATGGAAGAGCTCATGGAGCGCTACAAGATTTTCATGAAGCGCTTTGAGCTCTCCGAGGACTTCATGGCCCAGATGACGACCCAGCAGCTCCAGACCCAGCTCGATCGGTTTGGCCTCACGCCCCAGCAAATGTTCGACCACATGGAAGCGACCCTGGAGCGCATGAAAGCCGAGCTGGAAAACGAGCGCTAG
- a CDS encoding penicillin-binding protein has translation MLASAIAAGGLVGLAVSFRNLPNMGVLQNYSPTEASYIYDVNGNLLTRIHDGSLRETVELDQVSPHLKRAVLAIEDSHFYQHPGINPTSVARAFRANLRQGDIAQGASTLTMQLVKNLFLSPEQTYSRKLAESVMALRIEQIYSKDQIFKLYLNNVFWGHNTYGVETAAYTYFRKSASELNLAEAAMMAGLIRAPERYSPFVDYAATKRRQAVVLERMQQLGWISAQQKKQAFNKPLRVGKPIAWLDSELPYVTQAVKAELKGRFGAEAVREGGLRVQTTIDQGFQDMAKATVKQAHQNIVRQGVNAKQMALVAVDPRTHFVKVMVGGVDYDKSQYNRAVQARRQPGSSFKPFVYYTAFASGNYLPGSKIKDIPVRYGNYKPTNYGGGYMGTITLRTALVQSRNIPAVKLGQALGLENVIFNVRKLGVESPMAPVRSLPLGPEEVSPLEMANAYATFASNGWYEDATAIVRATNSDGRVLIDNQPQPKRVLNPWATATLTDVLKDVVAVGTGQAARIGRPAAGKTGTTRYSRDAWFVGYVPQLAAAVWVGNDDSTRMGTNISGGAVAAPAWRRFMIKALDDKPVQQFSDPNQFQRPAS, from the coding sequence ATGCTGGCCAGCGCCATTGCAGCTGGCGGGCTGGTAGGCCTAGCCGTCAGCTTTCGCAACCTCCCCAATATGGGGGTCCTGCAGAACTATTCGCCTACTGAAGCCAGCTACATCTACGATGTCAACGGCAATTTGCTCACGCGCATTCACGATGGCTCCCTGCGCGAAACCGTCGAGCTAGACCAAGTCTCGCCCCATCTCAAGCGGGCCGTCCTGGCGATTGAAGACAGCCACTTCTACCAGCATCCCGGCATCAATCCCACCAGCGTTGCCCGCGCCTTTCGGGCCAATCTGCGGCAGGGCGATATTGCCCAAGGGGCTTCAACGTTGACCATGCAGTTGGTCAAGAACTTGTTTCTGTCGCCCGAGCAGACCTACAGCCGCAAGTTGGCTGAGAGCGTCATGGCGCTGCGCATCGAGCAAATCTATAGCAAGGACCAAATCTTTAAGCTCTACCTCAATAACGTCTTTTGGGGCCATAACACTTACGGTGTCGAAACGGCGGCCTACACTTACTTTCGCAAGTCCGCCTCAGAGCTCAATCTGGCCGAAGCGGCCATGATGGCCGGTCTCATTCGGGCCCCCGAGCGCTACAGCCCCTTTGTCGACTATGCGGCCACCAAGCGGCGGCAGGCCGTCGTACTCGAGCGCATGCAGCAGCTGGGCTGGATTAGCGCCCAGCAAAAAAAGCAGGCCTTCAACAAGCCGCTGCGGGTGGGCAAACCCATCGCCTGGCTCGATAGCGAGCTGCCCTACGTGACGCAGGCCGTTAAAGCCGAGCTCAAGGGGCGCTTTGGAGCCGAAGCCGTACGTGAGGGTGGGTTGCGCGTGCAGACCACCATCGACCAGGGCTTCCAGGACATGGCCAAAGCCACGGTGAAGCAGGCGCACCAAAATATCGTCCGCCAAGGGGTCAATGCCAAGCAAATGGCGCTGGTGGCAGTCGATCCGCGCACCCATTTCGTCAAGGTCATGGTCGGTGGCGTTGACTACGACAAGAGCCAGTACAACCGCGCTGTCCAGGCGCGGCGCCAGCCCGGATCGTCGTTTAAGCCCTTCGTTTACTACACCGCTTTTGCCAGCGGCAACTACCTGCCCGGCTCCAAAATCAAAGATATCCCGGTTCGCTACGGCAACTACAAGCCGACTAACTACGGGGGCGGCTACATGGGCACGATTACGCTGCGGACCGCCCTGGTTCAGTCGCGCAACATCCCGGCGGTCAAGCTCGGCCAAGCCTTGGGGCTGGAGAACGTCATTTTCAACGTGCGCAAGCTGGGCGTTGAGAGTCCCATGGCGCCGGTGCGATCGCTGCCGCTGGGACCGGAGGAAGTCTCGCCGCTGGAGATGGCCAATGCCTATGCCACCTTCGCCAGCAATGGTTGGTACGAAGATGCCACCGCCATCGTGCGTGCGACCAACAGCGACGGCCGCGTCCTGATTGACAACCAGCCCCAGCCCAAGCGCGTTCTCAATCCCTGGGCAACGGCAACGCTAACGGACGTGCTGAAAGACGTAGTCGCTGTCGGCACGGGGCAGGCTGCCCGCATCGGCCGGCCGGCCGCCGGCAAGACGGGAACGACACGCTACTCGCGCGATGCCTGGTTTGTGGGCTACGTCCCGCAACTGGCAGCAGCCGTTTGGGTGGGCAACGACGACAGCACCCGCATGGGAACCAACATCAGTGGCGGTGCCGTAGCCGCCCCTGCCTGGCGGCGCTTTATGATAAAAGCCCTAGATGACAAACCCGTCCAGCAGTTCTCCGACCCCAATCAGTTTCAGCGGCCGGCTTCCTAA